The Ruficoccus amylovorans genome has a segment encoding these proteins:
- the lpxA gene encoding acyl-ACP--UDP-N-acetylglucosamine O-acyltransferase, producing the protein MSEALIEPGATFGADCNLAPFAVLKAGAVLGDGVTVDHFTVVGGLPQDLKFDPATKSGVRIGAGSVLREGVTVHRATREGAFTEIGKNCLLMANSHVGHDSVLGDNVIMANGALLGGHVHVGKNAFISGNAVIHQHVRVGEGCIISGGSRVGLDVPPFVIVDGKNTVGGLNLVGLRRRGHTAEEIADLKNCYRAIYMSEVKGSAADKAATVEPKTATGKIFIDFFADRGRGFIHARR; encoded by the coding sequence ATGAGCGAAGCTCTGATCGAACCCGGCGCGACATTTGGCGCTGACTGTAATCTCGCTCCGTTCGCGGTGCTCAAGGCCGGGGCCGTCCTCGGTGACGGCGTGACGGTGGACCACTTCACCGTGGTTGGCGGGCTGCCGCAGGATTTGAAGTTCGACCCCGCGACAAAAAGCGGTGTCCGTATCGGCGCGGGCAGTGTATTGCGCGAGGGTGTGACCGTCCACCGTGCCACACGCGAGGGGGCCTTTACCGAAATTGGGAAAAACTGCCTGCTCATGGCCAACTCTCACGTCGGCCACGACAGTGTGCTCGGGGACAACGTCATCATGGCCAACGGTGCGCTGCTGGGCGGGCACGTCCATGTCGGCAAAAACGCCTTTATCAGTGGCAACGCCGTCATCCACCAGCACGTGCGCGTGGGCGAGGGCTGCATCATCTCCGGCGGTTCGCGCGTTGGGCTCGATGTGCCGCCCTTCGTCATTGTCGATGGCAAGAACACCGTGGGCGGGCTGAACCTCGTCGGCCTGCGTCGCCGGGGCCATACCGCCGAGGAGATTGCCGACCTGAAAAACTGCTACCGGGCCATCTACATGAGCGAGGTGAAAGGCTCCGCCGCTGACAAGGCGGCCACTGTCGAGCCGAAGACCGCGACTGGAAAGATTTTTATCGATTTCTTCGCTGACCGTGGGCGCGGATTTATCCATGCTCGGCGTTAG
- a CDS encoding PdxA family dehydrogenase, with the protein MIDKPIAITCGDPAGVGPEIVAKIFKEHPELREKVCPVGPASWLSTLDYAQAKEVGEPGFRADPGKPSVEGAVVALEALDEAAYGCRQGRYSAVVTGPVSKAWMSQAGGTWPGQTEFFAERWYGEPTMAFAGGKLTVVLATWHVPLMEVMNHLTRESVERAVKNADRLARKLGASTPRIGVCGLNPHAGEGGLIGYEEQGQLDPMLDVLRETYPGLSKCEPGDTLFHRQLQGEFDVIIAMYHDQGLAPLKAVDFDRAVNITLGLPFVRTSPDHGTAFGIAGQGKADAGSFLRAIELAGVLM; encoded by the coding sequence ATGATTGACAAACCCATCGCCATCACCTGCGGAGACCCGGCCGGAGTCGGCCCGGAGATCGTCGCGAAAATTTTTAAAGAGCACCCCGAGCTGCGCGAAAAAGTCTGCCCGGTCGGTCCGGCCTCGTGGCTTTCCACACTGGACTATGCGCAGGCCAAGGAAGTGGGCGAGCCGGGCTTTAGGGCCGATCCGGGGAAGCCCTCGGTCGAGGGTGCGGTGGTCGCGTTGGAGGCGCTCGACGAGGCTGCCTACGGTTGTCGCCAGGGCCGGTACAGCGCGGTGGTGACGGGGCCGGTGAGCAAGGCCTGGATGTCGCAGGCCGGGGGGACCTGGCCGGGGCAGACGGAGTTTTTTGCCGAGCGCTGGTATGGCGAGCCGACGATGGCCTTCGCCGGTGGCAAGTTGACCGTTGTTCTTGCCACTTGGCACGTGCCGCTGATGGAGGTGATGAACCACCTGACGCGCGAGTCGGTCGAGCGGGCGGTGAAAAACGCCGATCGCCTGGCGCGCAAGCTCGGCGCGTCCACGCCTCGTATCGGGGTGTGCGGTCTGAACCCGCACGCGGGCGAGGGCGGTCTGATCGGCTACGAGGAGCAGGGGCAACTCGACCCGATGCTCGACGTGCTGCGTGAGACCTACCCCGGCCTCTCGAAGTGCGAGCCGGGCGATACGCTTTTTCACCGACAGCTTCAGGGCGAGTTCGATGTCATTATCGCCATGTATCACGACCAGGGGCTCGCGCCGCTCAAGGCGGTGGACTTCGACCGGGCGGTCAATATCACGCTCGGCCTGCCCTTCGTGCGGACGAGTCCGGACCACGGCACGGCCTTCGGAATCGCTGGTCAGGGCAAGGCCGATGCCGGAAGTTTTCTGCGGGCGATTGAGCTGGCCGGCGTGTTGATGTAG